A stretch of the bacterium SCSIO 12827 genome encodes the following:
- the cobA gene encoding uroporphyrinogen-III C-methyltransferase gives MNRKSPPAVTPVAIVGAGPGDPDLLTVKGLRRIMGADVVVYDKLVSDEILDLIPAGASRIFAGKQARNHHMPQDDINVLLVKLARSGRRVVRLKGGDPFVFGRGGEEALHLTRENIPFEIVPGITSSAGCAAYAGIPLTHRGLAHSVRFITGHLATEGSLELDWDGLADPETTLVVYMGLTNLAVICEQLISHGLAPDTPAAAINQGTRPQQRTVHAVLKDLADAVEHAQLVGATLLVIGKVAGLAQDLEWFNPGRIEDGEADGGD, from the coding sequence ATGAACAGAAAATCTCCCCCCGCCGTTACACCTGTCGCCATTGTCGGCGCCGGTCCGGGCGACCCGGACCTGCTGACGGTCAAGGGCCTGCGGCGCATCATGGGAGCCGATGTGGTGGTCTATGACAAGTTGGTGTCGGACGAGATTCTCGATCTGATTCCCGCCGGCGCCAGCCGCATCTTCGCCGGCAAGCAGGCCCGCAATCACCACATGCCGCAAGACGACATCAATGTCCTTCTGGTCAAACTCGCGCGGTCCGGCCGCCGGGTCGTGCGGCTCAAGGGCGGCGACCCCTTCGTGTTCGGGCGCGGCGGCGAGGAAGCGCTGCATCTCACGCGGGAGAACATCCCGTTCGAAATCGTGCCGGGCATTACCTCGTCCGCCGGCTGCGCCGCCTATGCGGGAATTCCCCTGACCCACCGGGGCCTTGCCCATAGCGTGCGTTTCATTACCGGCCATCTGGCCACCGAGGGATCGCTGGAACTGGATTGGGACGGACTTGCTGATCCGGAAACCACCTTGGTCGTCTACATGGGCCTGACCAATCTGGCGGTGATCTGCGAACAACTGATCAGCCATGGTCTGGCACCGGACACCCCCGCTGCGGCCATCAACCAGGGCACGCGCCCGCAACAACGCACGGTGCATGCGGTGCTCAAGGACCTTGCCGACGCGGTTGAACATGCGCAGCTTGTAGGCGCCACACTGCTGGTGATCGGCAAGGTTGCCGGCCTGGCCCAGGACCTGGAATGGTTCAATCCAGGGCGCATCGAAGACGGCGAAGCGGACGGCGGGGACTAA
- a CDS encoding molybdopterin oxidoreductase family protein, protein MASNDDKKTTSGHTATNGHTESPVDTSPEVADEIKCTTCYMCACRCGIKVHLKNGQIRYIQGNQEHPINKGVLCAKGSAGIMTQNSPAKLTKPLKRVGPRGSGEFKEIEWEEALETATDWLARIRATDPRKLAFFTGRDQSQALTGWWASQFGTPNFAAHGGFCSVNMAAAGLYTIGGSFWEFGEPDWDRTKYFMMFGVAEDHDSNPIKMGLSTIKNRGAKFVSVNPVRSGYSAIADEWVGIRPGTDGLFVMSLIHQLLTAGKIDEDYLVRYSNAHWLVIQAPGSADDGLFVRDDAGKPVAWDGEKKAMADANAIDTKPALVADVTLPDGRRAVPAFQIMAERYLDKKYAPDAVAEETGIPVETIRRIAAELAQVAFEETIEIDQPWTDWAGRKHDKMIGRPVAFHAMRGISAHSNGFHTCRALHVLQMILGTIDCPGGFRYKPPFPKTAPPPLKPTGKPGQVGAGAPMQGAPLGFPTGPEDLIVNADGTPRRIDKAFSWEYPLSAHGMMHMVITNAANGDPYPIDTLFMFMANMSWNSTMNSTGVAEMLTARNEETGEYKIPRIIYSDAYYSEMVAYADLILPDTTYLERWDCISLLDRPISSAHAAQDAIRQPVIEPDRDVRPFQTVLLDLGVRLGLPGMVKTYGEPKYPGGYADYIVNHMRAPGIGSLIGWRGKDGEKTARGEANPDQLNKYIENGCFFSHEIPPEALYFKMANKAYLEWAAEAGFMGHADQVVFQLYSEPMQRFRLAARGHGPNQPPEKDRARIDAYFDPIPIWYPPFEGSMIDTDEFPLHALTQRPMQMYHSWGSQNAWLRQITGSNKLYVGMEVAAKHGIEDGDWVWIESYHGRVKAQASLMDGVNKHTVWTWNAIGKRAGAWNLDKDAGEATKGFLLNHIISELLPERAGYRYSNSDPVTGQAAWYDLRVRIEKAAPEEVAETWPKPAPLTPPPGLRKRPDILRYGADFKKPGGGH, encoded by the coding sequence ATGGCGTCGAACGACGATAAAAAGACCACAAGCGGACATACCGCCACGAACGGGCATACGGAAAGCCCGGTCGACACCTCGCCCGAGGTCGCCGACGAAATCAAATGCACCACCTGCTACATGTGCGCCTGTCGCTGCGGCATCAAGGTGCATCTGAAGAATGGCCAGATCAGGTATATCCAGGGTAACCAGGAGCACCCGATCAACAAGGGCGTGCTCTGCGCCAAGGGGTCGGCCGGAATCATGACCCAGAATTCCCCGGCCAAGCTGACCAAGCCGCTGAAGCGCGTGGGGCCGCGCGGATCCGGTGAATTCAAGGAAATCGAGTGGGAAGAAGCGCTGGAGACGGCGACGGACTGGTTGGCGCGCATCCGCGCCACCGATCCGCGCAAGCTCGCGTTCTTCACCGGTCGTGACCAGAGTCAGGCCTTGACCGGTTGGTGGGCGTCGCAGTTCGGCACGCCCAACTTCGCGGCCCATGGCGGGTTCTGTTCCGTCAACATGGCGGCTGCCGGCCTATACACCATCGGCGGCAGCTTCTGGGAATTCGGCGAACCCGATTGGGACCGCACCAAATACTTCATGATGTTCGGCGTCGCCGAAGACCACGATTCCAATCCCATCAAGATGGGGCTCAGCACGATCAAGAATCGGGGCGCGAAATTCGTTTCCGTCAACCCGGTGCGCTCGGGCTATTCGGCCATCGCCGATGAATGGGTCGGCATCCGTCCCGGCACGGACGGTCTGTTCGTGATGTCACTGATCCATCAGCTGCTGACCGCCGGCAAGATCGACGAGGACTACCTCGTCCGCTATTCCAACGCCCATTGGCTGGTGATCCAAGCCCCCGGGTCCGCCGACGACGGCCTGTTCGTGCGTGATGACGCCGGCAAGCCCGTCGCCTGGGACGGCGAGAAAAAGGCGATGGCGGATGCCAACGCCATCGACACCAAGCCGGCCTTGGTCGCCGATGTCACGCTGCCCGACGGGCGGCGCGCTGTGCCGGCCTTCCAGATCATGGCCGAGCGCTATCTGGACAAGAAATACGCCCCCGACGCCGTGGCCGAGGAAACCGGTATTCCTGTCGAAACCATCCGCCGCATCGCGGCCGAACTGGCCCAGGTCGCGTTCGAGGAAACCATCGAGATCGATCAGCCCTGGACCGATTGGGCCGGGCGCAAGCACGACAAGATGATCGGCCGCCCCGTGGCATTCCACGCCATGCGCGGCATCTCGGCCCATTCCAATGGCTTCCACACCTGCCGCGCGCTGCACGTGCTGCAGATGATCCTGGGCACCATCGATTGCCCGGGCGGGTTCCGTTACAAGCCGCCGTTCCCCAAGACGGCGCCTCCACCACTGAAGCCTACGGGCAAGCCGGGCCAAGTCGGTGCCGGGGCGCCGATGCAGGGAGCCCCCTTGGGCTTCCCGACGGGGCCGGAAGACCTGATCGTCAATGCCGACGGGACGCCCCGGCGCATCGATAAGGCCTTTTCCTGGGAATACCCGCTGTCGGCCCACGGCATGATGCACATGGTCATCACCAACGCGGCCAATGGCGACCCGTACCCCATCGATACCTTGTTCATGTTCATGGCGAACATGAGCTGGAATTCGACCATGAATTCCACAGGCGTGGCGGAAATGCTGACCGCCAGGAACGAGGAAACGGGCGAATACAAGATTCCCCGCATCATCTATTCCGATGCCTACTACTCGGAAATGGTCGCCTATGCGGATTTGATCCTGCCCGATACCACCTATCTTGAGCGCTGGGACTGCATCTCGCTATTGGATCGTCCGATCAGCTCGGCCCATGCGGCCCAGGACGCCATCCGCCAACCGGTGATCGAACCGGACCGCGACGTGCGGCCGTTCCAGACGGTGCTGCTTGACCTGGGCGTGCGCTTGGGCTTGCCGGGCATGGTCAAGACTTATGGCGAGCCTAAGTATCCGGGCGGTTATGCCGACTACATCGTCAACCACATGCGGGCTCCTGGCATCGGGTCGCTGATCGGCTGGCGGGGTAAGGACGGCGAAAAGACGGCCAGGGGTGAGGCCAACCCGGACCAGTTGAACAAGTACATCGAGAACGGCTGTTTCTTCAGCCACGAAATTCCGCCCGAGGCGCTGTATTTCAAGATGGCCAACAAGGCCTATCTGGAATGGGCAGCGGAGGCCGGGTTCATGGGCCATGCCGATCAGGTCGTGTTCCAATTGTATTCCGAACCCATGCAGCGCTTCCGTCTGGCCGCCCGCGGTCACGGGCCGAACCAGCCCCCGGAAAAGGACCGGGCGCGCATTGATGCCTATTTCGACCCCATCCCGATTTGGTACCCGCCGTTCGAGGGCTCAATGATCGATACGGACGAATTCCCGCTGCATGCTCTGACCCAGCGGCCGATGCAGATGTACCATTCCTGGGGCTCGCAGAACGCCTGGCTGCGCCAGATCACCGGGTCCAACAAGCTCTACGTGGGTATGGAAGTGGCGGCCAAACACGGGATCGAAGACGGCGACTGGGTGTGGATTGAAAGCTACCACGGCCGGGTCAAGGCGCAGGCGTCGTTGATGGACGGGGTCAACAAGCACACGGTCTGGACCTGGAACGCCATCGGCAAGCGGGCCGGGGCATGGAACCTGGACAAGGACGCCGGCGAGGCGACCAAGGGCTTCTTGCTGAACCACATCATTTCAGAACTGCTGCCGGAGCGCGCCGGTTATCGTTATTCCAATTCGGACCCGGTGACCGGGCAGGCGGCTTGGTATGACCTGCGGGTGCGCATCGAAAAGGCCGCGCCGGAAGAGGTGGCCGAAACTTGGCCTAAGCCGGCGCCCCTGACGCCGCCCCCGGGTCTTCGCAAGCGGCCGGACATTCTGCGCTATGGCGCGGATTTCAAGAAGCCGGGAGGCGGGCACTGA
- the cysC gene encoding adenylyl-sulfate kinase, giving the protein MAAAPASANRKPMVKVVFAGHVDHGKSTLLGRLLTDLGALPEGKMEAVAESCKRRGVVFEWAFLLDALRAERDQGITIDSTQVQAETNARRFVFIDAPGHHEFIKNMVTGAAQADAAVLLVDAKDGLQAETQRHAFLLGLLGIRDVIVAVTKMDLVGYDQVRFDDLAGQVTAHLASLGFDAERVKAIPVAARDGENILTQGAAMPWYSGPALIRHLNALVPGTAAADAAAAPLRFIVQGVYKFDERRILAGRILSGSLAVGDEIQFSPGNRSGRVKSIEIWPTPKNPSDRPTRAGTGQSIGITLDQQSFIERGAVGAHKATPPHLINALRGRIVWFGAEPLTPGKRYKMKLNAGEYLCIAETIEHVLDAGDMSTSASAQVSRNQIADVVFRSRGHMAADAYGEAPQTGRFVLVADHRIVGCGLIDLEGFATEDRQQSPKSANIQRVEHRIDMPERWAANGHKSGILWFTGLSGSGKSTLALRLEEALFRRGKQVFVLDGDNVRHGLCADLGFSPDDRQENIRRVGELAQILARAGFIVVTAFISPYRADRDGVRARAGDLFHEIHVAADLDVCERRDPKGLYKKARTGEIPEFTGISAPYEAPHAPELVIDTANLEVDACVERLVDYALATFDKVDGC; this is encoded by the coding sequence ATGGCTGCCGCTCCCGCATCCGCCAACCGCAAGCCCATGGTCAAAGTCGTATTCGCAGGCCACGTCGACCATGGCAAATCGACCCTGCTGGGCCGCCTGCTGACCGACCTGGGCGCCCTTCCCGAAGGCAAGATGGAAGCCGTCGCCGAAAGCTGCAAGCGGCGTGGCGTGGTGTTCGAATGGGCATTCCTGCTGGACGCGTTGCGCGCCGAGCGGGATCAGGGCATCACCATCGATTCAACCCAGGTTCAGGCCGAAACGAATGCCCGCCGCTTCGTCTTTATCGACGCCCCGGGGCATCACGAATTCATCAAGAACATGGTCACCGGCGCCGCCCAGGCAGATGCCGCCGTGCTGCTGGTCGACGCCAAGGACGGCTTGCAGGCGGAAACCCAACGCCATGCCTTCCTGCTGGGGCTCCTGGGCATCCGCGATGTCATCGTCGCCGTGACCAAGATGGATCTGGTCGGATACGATCAGGTCCGGTTTGATGATCTGGCAGGCCAGGTGACGGCCCATCTCGCCTCCCTTGGGTTCGATGCTGAGCGCGTCAAGGCCATCCCCGTGGCCGCCCGCGACGGTGAAAACATCCTGACGCAGGGCGCCGCCATGCCTTGGTATTCAGGCCCGGCTCTGATCAGGCATCTGAACGCCTTGGTTCCCGGCACCGCTGCCGCCGACGCTGCGGCGGCACCACTCCGTTTCATCGTACAAGGGGTGTACAAGTTCGATGAACGCCGCATCCTCGCCGGGCGCATTCTGTCCGGCAGCCTGGCCGTGGGTGACGAAATTCAATTCTCGCCCGGCAATCGCAGCGGGCGGGTCAAGAGCATCGAGATCTGGCCAACGCCGAAAAACCCGTCGGACCGTCCCACCCGGGCCGGAACGGGACAGTCAATCGGCATCACCCTGGACCAGCAGTCGTTCATCGAACGCGGTGCCGTCGGCGCCCATAAGGCAACCCCACCCCACCTGATCAATGCCCTGCGCGGCCGCATCGTGTGGTTCGGCGCCGAGCCCCTGACCCCCGGCAAACGCTACAAGATGAAGTTGAACGCGGGCGAATACCTGTGCATCGCCGAGACGATCGAACACGTTCTCGACGCCGGGGACATGTCGACATCCGCGTCGGCGCAGGTCAGCCGCAATCAGATCGCCGACGTGGTGTTCCGTTCGCGCGGACATATGGCGGCAGACGCATACGGCGAGGCACCGCAGACCGGGCGGTTCGTCTTGGTCGCCGACCACCGCATCGTCGGCTGCGGCCTGATCGACCTTGAAGGATTTGCCACCGAAGATCGTCAGCAATCCCCCAAGTCAGCAAACATCCAGCGGGTCGAACACCGCATCGACATGCCCGAGCGCTGGGCCGCGAACGGCCATAAAAGCGGCATCCTTTGGTTCACCGGTTTGTCTGGTTCGGGGAAATCGACCCTGGCGCTGCGGCTGGAGGAGGCCCTGTTCCGGCGCGGCAAGCAAGTCTTCGTGCTGGATGGTGACAACGTCCGTCACGGACTTTGCGCCGACTTGGGTTTTTCCCCCGATGACCGTCAGGAAAACATTCGGCGCGTCGGTGAACTGGCGCAAATTCTCGCCCGTGCCGGTTTCATTGTCGTCACCGCCTTCATTTCCCCCTACCGGGCGGACCGTGACGGCGTGCGTGCCCGCGCCGGCGACCTGTTCCACGAAATCCATGTGGCGGCGGATCTGGACGTCTGCGAACGGCGCGATCCCAAGGGCCTCTACAAGAAAGCCCGGACCGGGGAAATTCCCGAGTTCACCGGGATATCCGCCCCCTACGAAGCGCCGCATGCCCCCGAACTGGTCATCGACACAGCCAATTTGGAGGTCGACGCCTGCGTCGAACGCCTGGTCGACTACGCGCTTGCGACCTTTGATAAGGTGGATGGTTGCTGA
- a CDS encoding exopolyphosphatase: MTDKFRLITRSDFDGLVCAVLLKELDMIDDIKFVHPKDMQDGTILVSERDISTNLPYVPGIHLAFDHHLSETLRMEDKPENHIIDPDAPSAARVVYDYYGGKAGFPNVADDMMAAVDKGDAAQFNKDEVLNPQGWDLMNFLMDARTGLGRFREFRVSNYQLMMDLIDYCRGHSIEQILDLADVKERVELYNEHREKQIDQIKRCSTVHGNLVVLDLREEETIFAGNRFMIYALYPDTNISIHVMWGMQKMNTVFATGKSILNRTSNTNVGELMLKYGGGGHLNAGTCQVENEDAERILGELIEQITADG, translated from the coding sequence ATGACTGACAAATTTCGCCTGATTACCCGAAGCGACTTCGATGGATTGGTCTGCGCCGTCCTTCTGAAGGAACTTGATATGATTGACGATATCAAGTTCGTCCATCCGAAGGATATGCAAGACGGCACCATCCTGGTGTCGGAGCGCGACATCTCCACGAACCTGCCCTACGTTCCCGGGATTCATCTGGCGTTCGACCATCACCTCAGTGAAACCCTGCGCATGGAGGACAAGCCGGAAAACCACATCATTGATCCGGATGCCCCCTCTGCTGCCCGTGTCGTCTATGATTATTACGGCGGTAAGGCCGGATTCCCCAACGTGGCCGACGATATGATGGCGGCCGTCGATAAGGGCGACGCCGCGCAGTTCAACAAGGACGAGGTACTCAATCCCCAGGGCTGGGACCTCATGAACTTCCTGATGGACGCACGCACGGGGTTGGGCCGCTTCCGTGAGTTTCGGGTTTCCAACTATCAGTTGATGATGGACCTGATTGATTATTGTCGGGGCCATTCCATTGAACAGATCCTGGACCTGGCCGACGTCAAGGAACGGGTGGAGCTTTATAACGAGCACCGGGAAAAGCAGATCGATCAGATCAAGCGGTGTTCCACGGTACACGGCAATCTGGTGGTGCTTGACCTGCGGGAAGAAGAAACCATCTTCGCCGGCAACCGGTTCATGATCTATGCGCTGTATCCGGACACCAATATCTCGATCCACGTCATGTGGGGCATGCAAAAGATGAACACCGTGTTCGCGACCGGCAAATCGATCCTCAACCGCACGTCGAATACGAACGTCGGTGAACTGATGCTCAAATATGGCGGCGGGGGGCACCTGAACGCGGGGACCTGCCAGGTGGAAAATGAAGATGCCGAACGGATTCTGGGGGAATTGATCGAACAGATTACCGCGGACGGATAA
- a CDS encoding sulfate adenylyltransferase subunit 2 has product MDDLDQLESESIFILREAYQAFSRLGMLWSLGKDSNVMVWLAKKAFFGHVPFPLVHVDTGNKFPEMYAFRDRYAVEWGVKLIVGGCPPLEDMDQDLPPATRRAQRKTRGLKELIEREGFDGICAGIRRDEEGTRAKERVFSPRSVDAAWDVRDQPPELWGQYNTDFPPGTHVRVHPILHWSELDIWRYIAREGIPVVDLYFARNGQRYRSLGDQDITHPVASQAATIEAIITELEQTHVAERSGRAMDHEAEDSFERLRTEGYM; this is encoded by the coding sequence ATGGACGATCTCGACCAACTGGAAAGCGAAAGCATCTTCATCCTACGCGAGGCCTATCAGGCTTTTTCGCGGCTCGGGATGTTGTGGTCGCTCGGAAAGGATTCAAACGTCATGGTCTGGCTCGCCAAAAAGGCGTTCTTCGGCCATGTCCCGTTTCCGCTGGTGCATGTCGATACCGGCAACAAGTTTCCTGAAATGTACGCCTTCCGTGACCGCTATGCCGTCGAATGGGGGGTCAAGCTGATCGTCGGCGGCTGCCCGCCGCTAGAAGACATGGATCAGGATCTTCCGCCAGCGACGCGACGCGCCCAACGCAAGACCCGGGGCCTGAAGGAGCTGATTGAGCGCGAGGGGTTTGACGGCATCTGCGCCGGAATCCGCCGCGACGAAGAAGGCACGCGCGCCAAGGAACGGGTGTTCAGCCCGCGCAGCGTCGATGCGGCCTGGGATGTGCGTGACCAACCGCCCGAACTGTGGGGCCAGTACAACACGGACTTTCCGCCCGGAACCCATGTGCGCGTCCATCCCATCCTTCATTGGTCGGAACTCGATATCTGGCGCTACATCGCGCGCGAGGGAATCCCCGTGGTCGACCTCTACTTCGCCCGCAACGGCCAGCGATACCGATCGCTCGGCGACCAGGACATCACCCATCCCGTGGCCAGCCAAGCCGCGACCATCGAAGCCATCATCACCGAGTTGGAACAGACCCACGTCGCCGAACGCTCAGGCCGCGCCATGGATCACGAGGCCGAGGATTCTTTCGAACGTCTGCGCACGGAAGGCTACATGTGA
- a CDS encoding phosphoadenylyl-sulfate reductase, whose translation MSTSTPVSSELVAPPPPLPPAVNINALDRLLSPLTTEQLLRQVILDAFPGRVVVTTSFGAESAVLLDLIAGIDPATPVVFLDTGYLFAQTLTYRDSLVRHLGLTDVRTVAPAPDDLAREDPLGDLHKHDPDRCCRLRKEIPLENALAGFDVWISGRKRFHGGDRGALPRIEVDGRYLKINPLAEWSEAAIAHAFTEASLPPHPLVEHGFSSIGCFPCTVPSGNGGYSRAGRWPGSDKIECGIHTTKPTQNPS comes from the coding sequence ATGTCGACTTCCACGCCCGTTTCTTCTGAACTGGTCGCGCCCCCACCGCCCCTGCCGCCGGCGGTGAACATCAATGCGTTGGACCGGCTGTTATCCCCCCTGACGACGGAGCAGTTACTGCGCCAAGTGATCCTGGACGCGTTTCCCGGCCGCGTCGTGGTCACCACATCATTCGGCGCCGAGTCGGCGGTCCTTCTCGATTTGATCGCCGGAATCGACCCCGCGACGCCGGTGGTGTTTCTGGACACGGGGTATCTGTTCGCACAGACCCTCACCTACCGCGACAGCCTTGTCCGCCACCTGGGCCTGACGGATGTCCGCACGGTTGCTCCGGCCCCCGACGATCTCGCACGCGAAGATCCACTAGGCGACCTGCATAAGCACGATCCCGACCGCTGCTGCCGTCTGCGCAAGGAAATTCCGCTGGAAAACGCGTTAGCCGGGTTCGACGTATGGATTTCCGGACGCAAACGCTTTCACGGCGGGGATCGCGGGGCGTTGCCCCGCATCGAGGTCGATGGCCGTTACCTGAAGATCAACCCCCTCGCCGAATGGAGCGAAGCCGCCATCGCCCACGCATTTACCGAGGCAAGCTTGCCCCCGCACCCCCTGGTCGAACACGGCTTCTCGTCAATCGGTTGCTTTCCCTGCACGGTACCGTCCGGAAATGGCGGCTATTCGCGCGCGGGACGCTGGCCTGGCAGCGACAAGATTGAATGCGGAATTCACACCACCAAACCCACCCAGAACCCATCCTAG
- a CDS encoding COX15/CtaA family protein, with product MNTATDTREANHSRPGAFDPVATWLLVICAMVFAMIILGGVTRLTQSGLSMVDWHPVTGWLPPLTEAAWQAAFDAYRQSPEYRHVNAGMSLSGFQEIFWLEYLHRLFGRIIGVVFFIPFAWFLAKGRLNGPIRKKCVILFVLGGLQGVLGWYMVKSGLVDEPSVSQYRLAAHLSLALAIYLFALWTALDIIQPRYAVVPRDRARFVAWATGVLGFIFLTVFSGALVAGLDAGLMYNTFPLMEGRLLPADAFQLRPVYLNFFEDRATVQFDHRVLAVSTVCLVVAFWAGVHRADAPQGVKRGAGFMALAVLAQAGIGIATLLMAVPVALGALHQAGAVVLLTSALWCLHQARR from the coding sequence ATGAACACCGCCACGGATACCCGCGAAGCGAACCATTCCCGGCCCGGCGCCTTCGATCCCGTCGCCACTTGGTTGCTGGTGATCTGCGCCATGGTCTTCGCCATGATTATTCTCGGCGGGGTGACGCGCCTGACCCAATCGGGCCTGTCCATGGTTGACTGGCATCCGGTTACGGGTTGGCTGCCGCCCCTGACCGAAGCCGCCTGGCAGGCGGCCTTCGATGCCTACCGGCAAAGCCCGGAATACCGGCATGTCAACGCGGGTATGAGCCTCAGCGGGTTTCAGGAAATCTTCTGGCTGGAATACTTGCACCGCTTGTTCGGGCGCATCATCGGGGTTGTGTTTTTCATTCCCTTCGCCTGGTTTCTGGCGAAAGGGCGCCTGAACGGCCCGATCCGGAAAAAATGCGTGATCCTGTTCGTGCTTGGCGGGCTGCAGGGGGTGTTGGGCTGGTACATGGTGAAAAGCGGGCTGGTCGACGAGCCGTCGGTCAGCCAATACCGTCTGGCCGCCCACCTGTCCCTGGCGCTGGCGATTTACCTGTTTGCACTGTGGACCGCGCTGGACATCATCCAGCCGCGTTATGCGGTGGTGCCCCGGGATCGGGCGCGATTTGTCGCCTGGGCCACGGGAGTGCTGGGCTTCATCTTCCTGACCGTGTTTTCCGGCGCCCTGGTCGCCGGGCTGGACGCGGGGCTGATGTACAACACCTTCCCCCTGATGGAAGGCCGCCTGTTGCCGGCCGACGCCTTTCAACTGCGTCCGGTTTATCTGAATTTCTTCGAGGATCGGGCGACGGTGCAGTTCGATCACCGGGTTCTGGCCGTTTCGACGGTCTGCCTTGTCGTGGCATTCTGGGCCGGCGTGCATCGGGCCGACGCTCCCCAAGGGGTCAAGCGGGGGGCCGGGTTCATGGCCCTGGCGGTCCTTGCCCAGGCAGGCATCGGCATCGCCACCCTGCTGATGGCGGTGCCGGTTGCCCTGGGCGCCCTGCATCAGGCCGGGGCCGTGGTGCTGTTGACCTCGGCATTGTGGTGCCTTCATCAGGCCCGGCGTTGA
- a CDS encoding S41 family peptidase yields MEALGVDRLALSDETRQQLDRFNAVYDRYVSTRDAEERLDYFRFAFRRVRASYVRDLNDAELIDAAIKGVEKDKPEPASLAPRDLVEKALDGMLQSLDPHSDYMNAREFEETYITTRGEFGGLGIEVTMEEGLVKIVSPIEDTPAERAGLQSGDRITAVDGDPVLGKSLSEAVAKMRGDPGTEIVLRIRRGSQPEFDVTVVRAVIKVRAVRWRVDGDIGYVRVTRFSEKVESGIAKAMAELRTQPDTQIRGVVLDLRSNPGGLLDQSLILADSFLDKGGIVSVRGRTDENQRNYDARPGDLARNLPIVVLINGGSASASEIVASALQYHGRATVMGTRSFGKGSVQTIMPLPVEGALRLTTALYYSPSGHTIQAEGVHPDIVIQPEAQDPSQREKDLPGALPGEDQDAADGKPRIPEKSCPEEGERKDRVLGCAYSFLKAGSTEGFLAEMAARGKRAS; encoded by the coding sequence ATGGAGGCGCTTGGCGTCGACCGTCTGGCCCTCAGCGATGAAACCCGCCAGCAGCTTGACCGGTTCAACGCGGTTTATGACCGCTATGTCAGCACCCGCGATGCCGAGGAACGCCTGGATTACTTTCGCTTCGCCTTTCGCCGCGTGCGGGCGTCCTATGTGCGCGATCTCAATGACGCCGAACTGATCGACGCCGCCATCAAGGGCGTGGAGAAGGACAAGCCGGAACCGGCCAGCTTGGCGCCTCGCGATCTGGTCGAGAAGGCGCTGGACGGCATGCTGCAGTCCCTTGATCCCCATTCCGACTACATGAACGCCCGCGAGTTCGAGGAAACCTACATCACGACGCGCGGTGAATTCGGTGGCCTGGGCATCGAGGTGACGATGGAGGAGGGGCTGGTCAAGATCGTCTCTCCCATCGAGGATACTCCGGCCGAACGCGCAGGCCTTCAATCGGGCGACCGTATCACCGCTGTCGATGGTGACCCGGTCCTGGGCAAGAGCCTGAGCGAGGCCGTGGCCAAGATGCGCGGCGATCCGGGGACCGAGATCGTTCTGCGCATCCGCCGGGGCAGCCAGCCCGAATTCGACGTTACCGTGGTACGCGCGGTGATCAAGGTACGTGCCGTCCGGTGGCGGGTCGACGGCGACATCGGTTATGTCCGGGTCACCCGGTTCTCGGAAAAGGTCGAAAGCGGCATCGCCAAGGCCATGGCGGAATTGCGCACCCAGCCCGATACCCAGATTCGGGGCGTGGTTCTGGACCTGCGCTCGAACCCGGGTGGTCTGCTGGATCAATCGTTGATCCTTGCCGACAGCTTTCTGGATAAGGGCGGGATCGTTTCCGTGCGCGGCCGCACGGACGAAAATCAGCGCAATTACGATGCCCGGCCCGGCGATCTTGCCCGCAACCTGCCGATCGTGGTGCTGATCAACGGCGGTTCAGCCTCGGCGTCGGAAATCGTCGCCAGCGCCCTGCAATACCACGGTCGGGCAACGGTTATGGGCACGCGGTCCTTCGGCAAGGGGTCGGTGCAGACCATCATGCCGCTGCCGGTGGAAGGGGCGCTTCGTCTGACCACGGCGCTCTACTATTCGCCGTCCGGCCATACCATTCAGGCCGAGGGCGTGCATCCAGACATCGTCATCCAGCCGGAAGCCCAGGACCCGTCACAACGGGAGAAGGATTTGCCGGGGGCACTTCCCGGCGAGGACCAGGATGCCGCTGACGGCAAGCCGCGCATTCCGGAAAAAAGCTGCCCCGAAGAAGGCGAGCGCAAGGACCGGGTGTTGGGGTGTGCTTATTCGTTCCTCAAGGCCGGATCGACTGAGGGCTTCCTTGCGGAAATGGCCGCGCGCGGCAAGCGCGCCAGCTAG